Proteins from a genomic interval of Alteromonas macleodii ATCC 27126:
- a CDS encoding PQQ-dependent sugar dehydrogenase, whose translation MQTTSTHKTSKSRKGALLVTLFATSFFTFAQSNVSEQIEMKGSKGTTVTGNVQASFDNPWAMTFLPDGHSLVTEKAGTLWLLDENQQKRFAVSNVPSVTARGQGGLGDVIIHPDFVSNNTIYISYIERDEKDDAFSGAVIERATLTLSDSGAKLTDRELIWRQSPKVTGNGHYSHRMAFSPDGHLFITSGERQKFTPAQNMAMNLGKVLRLNDDGSVPEDNPFYGQGNVTEQIWTLGHRNPLGIDFDEKGNLWAHEMGPRHGDELNIIERGRNYGYPAVSQGDHYSGVKIPNHEDYPIFKSPELAWVPAISPAGFIIYKGDKFSDWKGNGFIGGLSSKALVRVAFNKDDEGNWKVEEAERYEWGKRVREVEQDSKGNIYVLEDKEGGRLIKLNSLNDE comes from the coding sequence ATGCAAACAACAAGCACGCACAAAACCAGCAAGAGTCGGAAAGGCGCACTATTGGTTACGCTTTTTGCCACCTCTTTTTTTACCTTTGCTCAGTCGAACGTATCTGAACAAATTGAAATGAAGGGCAGTAAGGGCACTACTGTAACGGGTAATGTTCAGGCGTCCTTCGATAACCCCTGGGCTATGACATTTTTGCCAGACGGGCACAGCTTGGTAACGGAAAAAGCTGGCACTCTATGGCTGCTTGATGAAAACCAGCAGAAGCGTTTTGCTGTTAGTAATGTGCCAAGTGTTACTGCGCGCGGGCAAGGCGGTTTAGGTGATGTCATTATTCACCCTGACTTTGTGTCGAATAACACCATTTACATTTCGTACATTGAACGAGATGAAAAAGACGATGCGTTCAGCGGTGCGGTGATAGAGCGAGCCACGCTTACCTTATCTGATAGTGGCGCGAAGTTGACTGATAGAGAGCTAATTTGGCGTCAGTCGCCGAAGGTGACGGGGAATGGGCATTACTCTCACCGCATGGCGTTTTCACCTGATGGTCATTTATTTATCACCTCGGGCGAGCGCCAGAAATTCACGCCCGCACAAAACATGGCGATGAACTTAGGTAAGGTGCTGCGCTTAAACGACGACGGTAGCGTGCCTGAAGATAATCCGTTTTATGGTCAAGGCAACGTAACAGAACAAATCTGGACATTAGGTCACCGCAATCCGCTAGGCATCGATTTTGATGAGAAAGGTAATTTATGGGCTCATGAAATGGGGCCGCGCCATGGCGACGAACTTAATATTATTGAACGAGGTCGCAACTATGGTTACCCAGCAGTGTCGCAGGGCGACCATTACTCAGGCGTGAAAATTCCTAACCACGAAGACTACCCCATCTTTAAGTCGCCTGAATTGGCGTGGGTGCCTGCCATTAGTCCTGCCGGTTTTATCATTTACAAAGGCGATAAGTTTAGTGACTGGAAGGGAAATGGTTTTATAGGCGGTTTGTCTTCAAAAGCGCTGGTTCGAGTTGCATTTAATAAAGACGATGAAGGCAACTGGAAGGTGGAAGAAGCAGAGCGCTATGAATGGGGCAAGCGAGTACGCGAGGTTGAGCAAGACAGTAAGGGCAATATCTATGTGCTTGAAGATAAAGAAGGCGGAAGGCTGATAAAGCTCAATTCGTTGAATGATGAGTAG
- a CDS encoding alpha/beta hydrolase-fold protein — MYQKLVCVFIGALLTFSLSFHVNAKVRGEAVVTTIKSEILNESRELLIHLPNNYSRYKDTTYPVLYLLDGQRNFAHTVGTLDLLNQSGMAQEMIVIGITNTERTRDFTPTYDESYNQWGISGGADNFLDFLEKELKPYVEANYRTNNYAIVSGHSLSALFTLYALQERPELFQAYFAFSPSLWWHDEVIFPEAIAFFASDSDLNKYLYINMGNEGGNMLSAYERYAELLNSSERKGFNFDTELDTSESHNTTALAGMSLALQKQLNSLRPTGAIIQKGIPAVEQYYKDLSAKYAFEAKPEYKAVNHAGYAALNKQDFDSAIAIFKKNIARFPNKSDAYDSLADGYEANGDLTMALEMREKALAMSYKENVENGAFKTRLANLRQKIAEGTGD; from the coding sequence ATGTATCAAAAGCTTGTCTGTGTTTTTATCGGCGCCTTACTTACTTTTAGCCTTAGCTTTCACGTAAACGCCAAAGTGCGTGGCGAGGCCGTGGTTACAACAATAAAGTCAGAAATTTTGAATGAGTCGCGAGAACTGCTTATTCACTTACCTAATAACTATTCCCGCTACAAAGACACCACCTACCCAGTTTTATATTTGCTAGATGGACAGCGTAATTTTGCGCATACAGTAGGCACACTTGACCTGCTCAACCAGTCTGGAATGGCGCAGGAAATGATTGTTATCGGTATTACCAACACCGAGCGCACGCGAGACTTCACACCTACCTATGATGAAAGCTACAACCAGTGGGGAATATCTGGTGGTGCCGACAACTTTTTAGACTTTCTAGAAAAAGAACTAAAGCCTTATGTAGAGGCAAACTATCGCACCAATAACTACGCGATTGTTTCTGGGCATTCATTAAGCGCCCTTTTTACCTTATACGCACTGCAAGAGCGGCCTGAACTGTTTCAAGCTTACTTCGCATTTAGCCCAAGTTTGTGGTGGCACGACGAAGTGATATTTCCAGAGGCAATAGCGTTCTTTGCATCAGATAGCGACCTTAACAAATACCTTTATATCAACATGGGTAACGAAGGTGGAAACATGCTAAGCGCATACGAACGTTACGCTGAACTGCTAAATAGCAGCGAACGAAAAGGGTTTAACTTTGATACCGAGCTAGATACATCTGAAAGCCACAATACTACTGCACTTGCAGGTATGAGCTTGGCGCTTCAAAAGCAGCTAAATTCCTTACGCCCAACAGGAGCGATAATACAAAAAGGTATTCCTGCGGTAGAGCAATACTATAAAGACCTTTCTGCAAAATACGCTTTTGAAGCAAAGCCAGAATATAAAGCCGTAAACCACGCGGGTTATGCGGCGTTAAACAAACAAGACTTTGACTCTGCCATTGCAATTTTTAAGAAAAATATAGCTCGCTTCCCTAACAAATCTGATGCCTACGACAGCCTGGCAGACGGTTATGAAGCTAACGGCGATTTAACCATGGCACTTGAAATGAGAGAGAAAGCACTAGCAATGAGCTATAAAGAAAATGTTGAAAATGGTGCTTTTAAAACGCGGCTGGCAAACTTACGACAGAAGATTGCGGAAGGTACAGGCGACTAG
- a CDS encoding serine hydrolase domain-containing protein → MTSIKLFSSLTLSFCLASLLGCTEPETLSASPSAAAESKEANLLKSGLTERIRIEGQEVDYQSLEQRQAHYDVPGVSVAFMKNGQLAWTMQSGVKDLTSELAVDENTVFQAGSISKPAFAAVLMKYREDNPLDLDADVNTLLTSWQLPEHEWTGQDVVSLRRLLSHTAGTTVHGFPGYAAGEPVPNLQQVLEGAFPANTDAVVVDIQPGTQMRYSGGGTTLAQLTLQDVANEPLPSMSQRLLFKPLGMTRSGFEQPISTNLSNNMATPYDGDGAPIKGGAHTYATLAAAGMWSTPSDMLKLASGVRSAYLGQKTDWISQATAQEMLTNNTPSIEPPNVGIGFFINMDDNGEILGFGHGGADAGFMSQLYIELDTGNGYAIMTNGNNGRQLITELEIRLKEALKVGYSKAEVRKLVPISQKELSKYIGTYVVTKPVNVNVVLEKTANGFVLNALPYVENEEYFHEGGGRFFAKNGSSIRFEGDAESDGGLVKALVMDGSIRGVRMN, encoded by the coding sequence ATGACATCAATCAAGCTCTTTTCCTCTTTAACACTTTCGTTTTGTTTAGCTTCGTTATTGGGTTGTACAGAGCCTGAAACCCTGTCCGCCTCTCCCTCTGCTGCAGCAGAATCAAAAGAAGCCAACCTTTTAAAATCTGGGCTTACTGAACGCATTCGAATTGAAGGGCAAGAGGTTGATTACCAATCTTTAGAGCAAAGACAAGCGCATTATGATGTACCTGGTGTGTCTGTCGCGTTTATGAAAAATGGGCAACTAGCTTGGACCATGCAAAGCGGCGTTAAAGATTTGACTTCTGAATTGGCTGTTGATGAAAACACAGTGTTCCAAGCCGGAAGTATTTCTAAACCCGCATTTGCAGCAGTATTGATGAAGTACCGCGAAGATAACCCGCTAGATTTAGATGCAGATGTTAATACCTTACTCACCAGCTGGCAGTTGCCTGAACATGAATGGACTGGGCAAGACGTTGTTTCTTTACGCAGATTGTTAAGCCACACGGCGGGTACCACAGTACATGGTTTTCCTGGTTACGCAGCGGGCGAACCAGTACCTAACTTGCAGCAAGTGCTAGAAGGTGCATTTCCCGCCAATACCGATGCCGTTGTTGTTGATATTCAACCTGGCACGCAAATGCGTTATTCCGGTGGCGGTACTACGCTTGCTCAGCTTACCTTGCAAGACGTAGCTAACGAGCCCTTGCCATCTATGTCACAACGGCTTTTGTTTAAACCTTTAGGCATGACGCGTTCTGGCTTCGAACAACCCATATCGACCAACTTATCAAACAATATGGCTACGCCGTATGACGGAGACGGTGCGCCAATTAAGGGTGGCGCCCATACCTACGCCACATTAGCAGCTGCAGGCATGTGGAGTACGCCATCAGACATGTTGAAATTGGCAAGCGGCGTGCGCAGTGCGTATTTAGGGCAGAAAACCGACTGGATATCGCAAGCCACCGCGCAGGAAATGTTAACCAACAATACGCCGAGTATTGAGCCACCCAATGTAGGAATAGGCTTCTTCATCAATATGGATGACAATGGGGAGATTCTAGGCTTTGGCCACGGCGGCGCAGATGCTGGGTTTATGTCGCAGCTATATATTGAACTAGATACGGGCAACGGCTACGCCATTATGACGAACGGCAATAACGGCAGGCAGTTAATAACTGAACTAGAAATACGGCTAAAAGAAGCGTTAAAAGTAGGCTACTCGAAAGCTGAAGTTAGGAAGTTAGTACCCATAAGCCAAAAGGAACTGAGTAAATACATTGGAACCTATGTGGTGACTAAACCTGTTAACGTTAATGTGGTGCTAGAAAAAACAGCCAATGGTTTTGTGCTTAACGCCTTACCTTACGTTGAGAATGAAGAATATTTTCATGAGGGTGGCGGACGATTTTTTGCTAAGAATGGGAGTAGTATTCGGTTTGAGGGTGATGCTGAAAGCGATGGCGGATTGGTTAAGGCGCTTGTGATGGATGGGAGTATTCGGGGTGTTAGAATGAATTAG
- a CDS encoding GIY-YIG nuclease family protein, translating into MEYNFALIASLLFVIILLMVAHRFTTKQRLFNKLISNAKSRSMKILREAKAKQAETDADIEKRIEEINAREASSEARIERLKEADREIRARLKESRALIEDITDRSCQHAADIELLTEEDLQSSKSYVDDRKAVKARLKKLATDAIENVRGHNADVNVGKFVAISAKADMAGALLLSVVEMLCSKVTSSSGHLAAEKLAETIIATEALVKAIDSRAEINGEMKALLMKRLEIEINYKKAKQIAKEEQRELREQQREEKKAREEAMKAQKEAEKEEAIKAAAVAKLEAELAEKSEQERLVYQEQLAALKSELALAHEKMERAKSRAQETKQGHVYIISNIGSFGKDVLKIGMTRRLEPMDRVRELGDASVPFTFDVHALIESDDAPNLESTLHRVFDTKRLNQVNRRKEFFRVSIEDIEQELKKMDIDALISRIPSADEYYQSLKIFDNDSAKLSLNDELEKAEASI; encoded by the coding sequence ATGGAATACAATTTTGCTTTAATAGCCTCTCTTCTCTTCGTCATCATCCTCTTGATGGTTGCACACCGATTTACTACAAAGCAGCGACTTTTCAATAAACTCATCAGCAACGCAAAATCTCGCAGTATGAAAATACTGAGAGAGGCAAAAGCTAAACAAGCCGAGACAGACGCTGATATAGAAAAGCGTATCGAGGAGATAAATGCCCGCGAAGCGTCCTCAGAAGCACGAATTGAAAGGCTAAAAGAAGCTGATAGAGAAATTCGCGCACGATTAAAAGAGTCTAGAGCACTAATTGAAGATATTACTGACCGAAGCTGTCAGCATGCTGCGGACATCGAACTACTAACAGAAGAAGATCTTCAATCAAGTAAGAGTTATGTGGACGACAGAAAGGCAGTTAAAGCGAGGCTAAAGAAACTCGCTACTGATGCTATCGAGAACGTCAGAGGTCACAATGCAGATGTAAACGTAGGTAAGTTCGTGGCTATTTCTGCGAAGGCAGACATGGCAGGGGCATTACTTCTTAGTGTAGTAGAAATGCTATGTTCCAAGGTAACATCATCAAGTGGTCACCTTGCAGCGGAAAAGCTTGCAGAGACGATCATAGCGACTGAAGCGCTAGTTAAAGCAATTGATAGCCGAGCGGAAATTAATGGCGAAATGAAAGCACTTTTGATGAAGCGGCTAGAGATCGAAATAAATTATAAGAAAGCAAAGCAGATAGCAAAAGAAGAGCAGCGAGAATTAAGAGAGCAACAGCGCGAAGAGAAAAAAGCACGTGAAGAGGCAATGAAAGCTCAGAAGGAGGCAGAAAAAGAAGAGGCGATTAAGGCGGCGGCAGTAGCCAAACTTGAAGCTGAATTGGCCGAAAAATCAGAACAAGAACGACTGGTTTATCAAGAACAACTTGCCGCACTTAAATCTGAATTAGCACTAGCTCACGAAAAAATGGAGCGCGCAAAAAGTCGCGCTCAAGAGACGAAACAAGGCCACGTGTACATCATCTCTAATATTGGAAGCTTCGGAAAAGACGTACTTAAAATTGGCATGACAAGGCGCTTAGAGCCAATGGACCGTGTAAGGGAACTTGGTGATGCATCTGTGCCCTTCACATTTGATGTACATGCTCTTATCGAGTCAGATGATGCACCGAATCTTGAATCAACATTACATAGAGTGTTTGACACAAAACGATTGAACCAGGTAAATCGCCGAAAAGAGTTTTTCAGAGTATCAATTGAAGATATCGAACAAGAGTTGAAAAAAATGGATATCGATGCGCTTATTTCAAGAATCCCTAGCGCGGATGAATATTATCAATCTCTCAAAATATTTGATAATGATAGCGCGAAATTATCATTAAACGACGAATTAGAAAAGGCTGAAGCGTCAATATGA